A genomic stretch from Streptomyces sp. QL37 includes:
- a CDS encoding heavy-metal-associated domain-containing protein, translating into MTAETDTPRTAGSCCSSTGSRHDAAAGAQAGGVTTVYEVKGMTCGHCEGAVTEEVSGIEGVTSVKAEAATGRVTVASAAPLTDDAVRAAVDEAGYELVGRA; encoded by the coding sequence ATGACCGCCGAGACCGACACGCCCCGGACCGCCGGCTCCTGCTGCTCGTCCACCGGTTCCCGCCACGACGCAGCGGCCGGCGCCCAGGCGGGCGGCGTCACCACGGTGTACGAGGTGAAGGGCATGACCTGCGGCCACTGCGAAGGAGCGGTCACCGAGGAGGTCTCCGGGATCGAGGGGGTCACCTCCGTGAAGGCGGAGGCCGCCACCGGCCGGGTGACCGTCGCCTCCGCGGCGCCGCTCACCGACGACGCCGTACGCGCGGCCGTCGACGAGGCGGGCTACGAGCTCGTGGGCCGCGCCTGA